TCAGTATTGAGAGAGGAATAATTAAACCTGTATCAGTCTTGTTATTCTTCTCAGGTCTGATACGTTCTCCTTTATTCTCCTTAATAAGTGATAGTACCTTCAAAAACCTAGATGTTtagcatttctctttttcttgctaTTAGGCAACTGTGGACCATATTGTTTGCAATCCTTTACAGTTTATAAATAACTAGTACTTGAATATTGATTCACgttagtttttatttcattgttctctttccccttttctttctaatttttatttttcaggaataAAGTGGTTGttagaaaaaatactaaaaacatcATAGCAAAATGAAgttcttccttttgctttcctTCATTGGGTTCTGCTGGGCTCAGTATGACCCACATACTCTATATGGACGAAGTTCTATTGTCCACCTGTTTGAGTGGCGCTGGGCTGATATTGCCAAGGAATGCGAGAGATACTTAGCTCCTAATGGATTTGGAGGGGTGCAGGTAATATTTGTTCACAATTTAAATGCAGAGTTCACTGTGCATATACAAAAttgttttctattatatttttgtttatttttagcaaTGTTTTACTTCATATATAACTTtcttaaggaagaaaaaagtttAGGGGATGGTAAATGTTTTTAGTGGTTCTAACACAGCAGATCTACAAGTGCACACCTAAGAATTGCAGAATCATTCATATTTTTctaaagggtttatttatttatttatttaaagggtttATTAAGTAAACTATAATCTGataatcttggttgttttatttgtAGGTCTCTCCACCCAATGAAAATCTAGTAGTTAACAGTCCTTCAAGACCTTGGTGGGAAAGATATCAACCAATTAGCTACAAAATATGCTCAAGGTCTGGAAATGAAGATGAATTTAAGGATATGGTGACTAGATGTAACAATGTTGGGGTAAGTGAAGTCATATTTCCTTTGAAGTCATTGTTTGAAAAACCAATTTCAATCTTGTATTTCCTATTCTTCTTGAGAAAAATGCTTcatactttaatttttgtttatattttagttatAGCTCAAAAGTAACCACTGCTTTATGgtcataaaaatttcttttatataaaccATTTATAGAAGAACACTTATAAAGAACAACTTAGTCTATTAATCCTCACAATCACACTCATTTTCTACTATCCCTTTTCCTAGTCAGGAATTAGAAATTTCAGATTTAATATTTACTGCCATTTTATGATATATAACTATTTCTCCGTTTAATATAGATCAGTATCTACCTTGTTTTCCCTTCAGATATTAAAAATGACTCAAATTAACTCCTTTTAAAATCAATAATGTCCAAATTTTAATAcaattctagtttttttttaaatagtacttttcatttgattttatagTGATAACAGTTTCTGGCTTTCCACTTATCTGTTCTGTAAATCTTCAACTAACTATTAGAGCTGTTTGTGATCTTCATTTTACATTGGTTTTCTTTCACACATGACTTTTTGTATTGTCTAAGATTAAACTATAATGtatcaatatctatctatctatctatctatccatccatcttttatctgtccattatctatctatctatctatctatctatctatctatctatctatctatctatctatctatctatctatctatctatctatctatctatctacccacccacccacccacccacccacccacccacccacccacccacccatccatctatctatctatctatctatctatctatctatctatctatctctctatctaatctatctctctatttatcatctatctatttatctatctatgcatctatctCATGCTTTCTGTAAAGTTTAAGTACACACATTTTATGTCTGTAAATTAAACTGAAGCACACACTTTTCTCTTCCAGGTCCGTATTTATGTGGATGCTGTCATAAATCATATGTGTGGAGTAGGGGCCGAAGCAGGAACCAGCAGTACATGTGGAAGTTATTTCAACCCAGGAACCAGGGACTTCCCAGCAGTTCCATACTCTGGTTGGGATTTTAACGATGGCAAATGTACGACTTCAAGTGGAGGTATTGAAAGCTACAATGATGCTTCTCAGGTGAGGAAGAtaatcagaattaaaaaaaaatgccctcaGTATTTACATAGATCTTTTAGAATACTATTTAAAACACAGTTTAGAATCCTTAGTAAACATATTACTAAAATCTAGAAATGCAAATCAGTTTTTAGAAAGCTTCTCCTAGTAATTTAATGGCTCAAGGAAAGTGCTTTAAATATTAgaatttctgggttttttttaccatattaaaagaaaaaaagaaagacaagagagagaaagaaacaaagcattttctcaatcaacTAATAATATTAACTACTTTATTTCCCCATAGTTCAGTCTTCATAATGGAAAATCTTCTTAAGGTGTATTCCCAGTAGTTTGTGAATGTTCCCAGTGTCCCATGAACAGGATTTATGAAGCTTCATATAGACATGAATACGCGAAGAGTCAAAAAGATTCTCAGGTGACAGGTAACATTTGAAACAATAACCATTTTgtcttgcttgcttatttgtttatttcaataGGTCAGAGATTGTCGTCTGTCTGGCCTTCTGGATCTTGCACTTGGAAAAGACTATGTTCGTACCACGTTGGCTAACTATTTGAACCGTCTCATTGACATTGGTGTGGCAGGGTTTAGACTTGATGCTTCTAAACACATGTGGCCTGGAGATATAAAGGCGATTTTGGACAAACTGAATAACTTAAATACACAATGGTTCTCTGAAGGAAGCAGACCTCTTATTTATCAAGAGGTAAAGTAATCcctatatgtgcatatgtaaacGACATCATTTTTGTTAACCAAAAGATGGATGGAAGATTTTATTAAACACAATTTCAATAGGTTAATGTCTGAATGCCTTATGAAATGTGCAATTTATTTAACACTTTTATTGGGTGATAATAGGTTTAATTCTTTACTAAAATAAGAGTCTAAGGGAGTGTAGAAAATTTGTGTAGCCTGTGACATTATTGGGTCATTTAGTGTATACTCGGAGACAATTATGGAAGACAGAAAATCTTTGTCATTGACTTCAGCAAGTCTTTCTAAATTTAACTCTTGTCTGAGGTACGAAGTGTGTAAATTTAACTCTTGTCTGAGGTATGAAGTGTGTAAATTTGGGTAAATGGATTAATATTTCTGTTCACATATTTCATATGAAGAGGTTagaattgttttttatttgatttcattggaaaactaaataaatttgtAAGTGTTGGAATTGTTTATTTGACAGAAAGTAATTTGTATGAATTTCTAAATTTCCAATTATATGTTAAATTGAACTATGTCAGCCTTCCTTATTGGACAAGAAATGGCACTGACATTAAGTTTCTTTCAATAGTGATGCatatatgttttataaagaataaaagaaaatcagttaAAGCATCAAAGACATAAGAAATTTATAGGATATTAatattacttcacccaactgacagttttccccctttctctctacTAGGTGATTGATCTGGGTGGTGAGGCAGTGACAAGTTCTGAGTACTATGGAAATGGCCGTGTGACAGAATTCAAGTATGGAGCAAAACTGGGCAATGTTATCCGCAAGTGGAATGGAGAAAAGATGGCCTATTTAAAGTAAATATACACCATTTCTCAATTAGATTTTGGTAATTATAATCTTCTAAAGTCAGACATTTCTTTAAAACCACTTTACTCATAAATAAAGCTATAATGTGTCCATTTTGTTCTACTTATATATTGCAATAATTAATTTGAAATGTTTAACTGTTTATAATATAGAGTGCAATATTCaatcttgtttttcattttacataatgtGATATGGAATTTTTACCATTTATCTATATTACAATGTTACAGGAGCAATGTGAATGAAAAGCAAATAATAGCATACATAGAATCATGAAACATGTTAgacaattatatatgtgtatatgcacatacctAGAAGAAATTTTTCCTGTGGAGTAATCACATAGCTTGAGAATCAGTAGTTAAATGTAAATAGATTTAACTTTCTATTTAGTAGTTAATCTAAGTAGAAAGAGATACAGATTTAGGGTAACCTAAAAGTgttgtaaaataataatatattcatattttttaaaaaaaaaataggaactgGGGCGAAGGTTGGGGTTTCATGCCTTCTGATAGAGCCCTGGTCTTTGTGGACAACCATGATAATCAGCGAGGTCATGGGGCTGGAGGATCATCCATCCTGACCTTCTGGGATGCTAGGTAGGCAAAACCATTCTTTGATGATTTGTTACTTGCCCTTTAATGATTGCAAGTTTTCTATTCTTCTGTTgtaatattattttgtaattttcagaCTCTATAAAATGGCAGTTGGGTTTATGTTGGCTCATCCTTATGGACTCACACGAGTAATGTCAAGTTATTACTGGCCAAGATATTTTGAGAATGGAGATGTAagtttgaatacatttttttctaagaaaagggAAGCAGTCATGTTTCGattttacataaaattttttcataaaatacatgccatcaaatatttatttactgtaATGTTAGCAATATAAGCTTATTACGGAAGTATCCACTGCTTTGTCACTATGAAAAAAACCTTGAAAATTATAGAACAAGgtacataaagcaaaacacaggcATCTAATCATACTTACCTTGTCAATTTGATATGGAGATTGTGCATGGTAATACCTTTAAAGAAGGGAAACAAGTTTGCTTAATGCTATACTGGAGTTCTGCCTCCTCTCGGGCATTGCACCAGCCAGGGCTGAAAGAGgatagttcaaggacagcccatTTATTAGGAGTAAGCAGCTGATAGTTATAGCCCAAGAAGAATAGCCAGTTGGAATCACGTGGTGGTATACCTTTGGGGCCAGGAGAAGGAACCTCATATATGGTCATGTAGAAAAGAAAGGATATTTTAGTGGTCAGATAAATGGCAACCAGTCCTCATGGCCTTGGAGATGCATGAACTTATCAGTTGCTACGTGCACCCAGGCACTACACCCAGGGATGTCTATCTGCTGAGGTCTGTTAGCATCTGAGCAAGGCAGGGGATGGGTGTGGAGTCGAAGGAAGAAGTGGCCAAATCTTACCTCTCAGAATGAGAAAAATCTAGGTTTCAGGCATACTTCAACATCTTAGCTTTGGGCCAGTCCTGTAGTTTAAAACTTGACCAAGATAAGTATTTGCTAagtacttttacatttttcaatggaatgaaaaaaaaatcattcagttTAACTGAGTTTATCTAAAAAATATGCTTACAAAATTATGTTAAACTAAGCAAACAAATTTGAAGACTCATTCAGTAAATCTAAGGATTGCAAAATATTATGCAATACATTAATCTGAACAATTTCAAAAAGCAGTAACGGTCTAGGGAGATGACTTAGACGGTAAAACTCTTGCAGGAGGGACAAGGGTTCAGTTTCTTGACATCTTGCAATGCTGAGAAGTTTGTCTTCTCACCTTTAACACAATTGCCCAATACGTGGGGATCACAGATTTCTGGACCACCAAAATGGCTAGCTCTAAATTTAGGAGAGAAACCCTTCCTATATTGACAATGGAGAGAATGCTTGTTCAGTTGCTTCAGGAAGATGTGTAAATGTGTTGACAATCATGAAATGCATAttaaaacttttgaaaatttattacAGAATATCAGGATATATTTATTagtacttttatttaaaagattgtaTGGAACATACACTAATATAAAATTGGAAATTAATTATACTTGTTAAAGAATTTTATAGACATCATATTTTTATAACAACAaactgttgggtttttttttttataaatgatgaAATTTAGGCCTAGAGATCTTACGTATGTTTAATGagttttttaaaatcattggTACTGAAACCTTTTCTTTAATCCTTATCTTTCTGGTACAAATGCTCTTACCACTTTTGTGACATTAAAGAAGTAAGAGAGATAATAAGAAGTTATTGCATGAAAAGGCTCTGAGTGAATAAAAATGTGTAATTCTTTGAAATATGGCTCTagaaaaatatggtatatatacTCAAATAGGAAGAACTCTAAAGGTCTGTATAAATGTTGAAAAAATTAGACACTAAGTAGATACTTTAGAGACTCAAGTAGcagaattttttttagtttagtgCAATGATAATGAGAATATGCATGTTAAAATCCtgaaaattttctctttaattaagGATGTCAATAATTGGGTTGGACCACCAAATGACAATGGCGTAACCAAAGAAGTGACGATTAATGAAGACAGCACTTGTGGCAATGGCTGGGTCTGTGAACATCGATGGCGCCAGATCAGGTTGGGATTGTCCCCTACGGATCTTGTCTAATAAGAGAAttgtttaactttttgttttaaattgttgaaTATAAAGGGTACGAGCATTTTACGTGATATTGTGCTTTTAGGAACATGGTTGCCTTCAGAAACATAGTCGGTTTTGAGCCTTTCTCAAACTGGTGGGATAATGGCAGCAACCAAGTAGCTTTTGGCAGAGGAAACAAAGGCTTCATTGTCTTTAACAATGACGACTGGTAAGTGGAAATCAATTAAAGTAGGATtgtatattcttatatttttagaTACTTCCTTTCACTTCCTGTTCATTTGTAGCTGAAAATATTTGCATTGATAGATTTAAATAAGTATAGTGACttgaaaactagaaaaaatgaTGCTTGTTCTTAACTTGTTTCTACATTTTTGTAGATTCCAAGTAGAGTTTTGGTATTGTTCTTTATGTATTCTTACACTGTCATGTGCATATATTCTCACTCATACACTCATCTGTACAAAGCATATACACAttcaataaaaatcttaaaaatcagCAACAAACATGGACATTATTTTCAAAGTACATCCCCATTTCCTAGCTCTGTATCAcaactatttctttttctgttcccttGTTATCTAATCTTAAATTCTCTGCCTTTGTGTGATGAGTAGTTTCAATGCATTTGTATACTTGCTATGGCTGATGGTTTTCCTCAGGAGGCAGTTGAGTTTGGTTGTACAGATTCCAAAGATTGGCCTTCCATTTTTGAtccatgcttcttttttttctcctttaatattTTCCTATATATATAGAACTAGACTTAGAGAATCTCAGTGCAAGTAGTTGAAAATCTCAGTTGCAagggtttttttctcatttggattattttattagtttctctTTTGATGCTGTGATTAAATGGCATGAACAAgtcaacttacagaagaaagatttCATTTGGGCTTGCAAATCCAGGGGTTAGACTTTGTGAAAGTAAGGCACGAAGGCAGGAGCCCTGATGGCTTACACTATGAACCACAGTCCAATACAGAAAGAGCTGATTAGAAAATgtaggagtgttttttttttctcaaggtcTACTTTCAATGACACAATTTCTCCaattatctacctatctatttgtCTATATCTATCTTGattctaagttttatttttatagtaccAAGTTTAGGAAATTATTTAATTTGGAGATAGTCTATTTTCTTGAAGTTGGCTTTGTTGAACTTgactttttacttttactttttcagGTCTTTGTCAACAACTTTACAAACTGGTCTCCCTGCTGGCACATATTGTGATATCATTTCTGGAGATAAAGTTAATGGCTATTGCACCGGAATTCAAGTCTATGTTTCTGACGATGGCACTGCACAATTTTCTATTAGTAACTCTGCTGAAGACCCATTTATTGCTATCCATGTagaatcaaaaatataaaatttaaaataaatacatactgcGAGCATCAaaaaatcatttgtatttttttcttttgcataatttaatttttatacttcaGCCACATTTAGTAAAATCTATTACAGCAATAAAACTGAATGGGTAAAAAAGCGCATTAAAATTGTACATAAATTTAAGAAAGTTACATacatgtttttaatatattttagaagATTATCTTTCAATTATTTGTCAAAGGCAATTCCCAGATTTAAGATGATGTCCTGTCAAACATACTGTTTTATCACAAGCACCATTTGTTTCATAGTCCCCTAATGTCTCttctttattgaatatatttttctttatttcatatataaagtatatgtgtatatataattatttttatcttattcacTCACTTATCTTccattattttcttccattttctaccAGATGCCGTCTTCTTCCTGACAAATCACTTACTCCTCCgttttttgtcttctctttttaaaggtcTAATGTGTAAATTTCCAGCCCTCCATACCGCTTATTTTGTTGACTCTGAAGAAGTCCTGCCTTAGAGAATTTCTTTTAAGACCTGGAAATTACTTTAGTGACTTTGTCTTTTCAAGCAAATGTGCATTTCCATGCACTGAAGCCTGTGACGTGTGGAACAAACCCTTTAGGACAGCTCTTTTATTTGTTCCAGTCATTAAGGCTTTTCCTTAAGGATTACAATTGCTTTTCATGAACTGGCCTTATCTGTAGTTTGTGAGCCATTTATCCTCCAAAACtggacattttaaatatatatctttcTACTATATTTATTGTTCTTTTCTATATGGACCTTGATTAGAATGGCAAGAAAAATTATTCTGTAAGCCCCGGTCTCTggtctccatctttggaggcccagTCCCTGTGCCCACCAAGTCTCAAGATCAATCCCTTCCTGGAGGAGGGTCAAGATGAGCCTACCAAAATCTTGACCATGCCCTCAGTCCATTTAAAGTGCCTCCCTGGAAAGTTTCCtcgtggtctcttttccttcctcttgatgGTCACATTAGTGGCCTCCCGGTTTCCCCTTGGGGCCACTGgagagtgcaggaatcccattaaacctgaatattttaaaatttggtttgtTGTGATTTgtcttgattgggatttttgtatTGGCAAAGGGTTCGCCTTAGGAAAAATTCCTATGGAGATCCCACTGGGTAGGGCAGCCTTTCCCTGTGGCCCTAGGCCATGTGTCAAAAGCCCCGAGTCCACAATCTGACCTCTCTACACCACGCTAAAACGGGCCCCTGGACCCACAGCAGCTGTGTCTCGGTGAGTCCctttttcttatctatgctacAGGGTTTTGGGGGACCCATTTGTATTTACTTTTGTTAATTATTGGACTCTTGTTGAAGCTGCGAGCTCACGCCAAGGGTTTGATCTCAGCAGCGGCCAGACTGGCAAAACTGGGCTTGACTGAggtgggatttgtttgttttgggacacCAAACATTCAATTTCCACAACCCTGTTGGGCCTGAGAGCTATTGTAGCGGACGGGCTGTAATAGATTTAGGCCACGTGGTTgggcatagactttaaaatgggcacTTGCAGTTCAAAGTCAGATCCACTGTCTCCCTTGGGAtgcctcttacaaaatcttttaaaattgggCTTGTCTGACACAATTTGTCCCGAACGGCTAATTTCCCTATGCACTAAGATTTGGCCTCAGTATAATCTTGAAAATGGGATGTGTTGGTCACCAGAAGGAAGCCTTGAGCTTACTGTCGTCTGGGACCTAGAAAATTTTTGTCACCATAAGGACAAATGGGCAGATGTTACATACATCCATGACTTTTGGGCTCTGAGCTCCCACCCTTCCCTTAGTAGCCAGTGTCTCCCAGCACCAGTCTTCATCGCCAACTCTGCAATGCCTCCGAATTCCCAGTcacctgggaattggaaccccgACAATTCCAGCTGGAATATACAGCCAGAGGCACTGCCCCCTCCCATACTCACTCAAACCCACACTACCCAACCCCTTCCTGTGGAGCAACATTTTCCACATTCCTCTCTTCCCGACTAACTCCTCCCATCCTAATCTGGATATTCAAGGTCAATTTCCAACTCCCCCACCTACCTCATCTCTCCGCCTTTGGACCCCCTCTGCACACTGAGCTAGCCCCTCCCAAGCCTCACCAGTTTCCTGCCATACCAGATCTCACTGTAGCTCtgcccttttctgtcctcttaggGAGGTGGCGGGAGTTGATGGCATTATGAAAGTTCatgttcccttctctcttccagatctctctgAAAGAAAAGTGGCTAGATTCCTTTTCTACTAACCCTTCTGCTTATATCAAGGAGTTTTGTTATTTGTCCCAGACCTACAATCTTTCCTGGCATGACTATTACCTCATCCAAGCTTCTACTCTCACTACTGAGGAGCGAAATAGAATTCAGGTAGCAGCTAGGTAATATGATCGACACTACAGTCCCTGTGGGAGAAGTGGCTGTGCTGGCCACAGAACCAAACTGGGACTATCAACCTGGCCAAAGTGGCCAACAGAGGTGGAACATCATGCATGGTCCGTTGTCTCCTTCAGGGTATGGAAATGGTCTTGgaaaaagtagttaattttgaCAAATTCCAAGAGATTACACAGCTAACATGAAAATccagccatttttaaaaatcgGTTACAAGAGACCATGGTCCAATATACCAAGCTGGATCCAGCCTCCCCAGCAGGAGCCATGGTCTTGGctacccattttatttctcagtcagcacCAGATATTAGGAAAAAGTTAAGAAAGGTTGGGGAGTGTCCCTAAACCCCTATAtgggaattggtgaaaatggcctttaaaatttttaatgccCGAAAAGAAACAGCTGAGTCCTCCCAACAAACAAGACTACAACAGACAGGTACCTTACAGGCCCAGGCCTTAGCAGCCGCCCTAAGGCCACAGGAAGGGGGACAAAGGAAGCCAACAACAAGGCTCTACCCTGATAGAGCCCAGCATAAGTCAACCTCACAGGCAAGCTATTTCAAGTGTGGCCTAAATGGTCATGTGGTATAATATTGCACTATGCCTTCTCCGAGGTTATGTCCTATCTGCCAGCAACCTAGAGACTGGAAACCACAACGCCCCCATGCAGGCTTGTCATATACGCCACGCCATGGAGGTCCAGCCTCACCAACATCAgcaagtgaaactgtgccagccCTCGAACTTCTCAGTCTTGCAGAGGATTGATGCTGCCCAGAATTGGTGTATCCCGTAATCCCATCCGAACCTAGGGTAGTGCTACAGATAGTGGGAGAGtccattacttttctattgcacACGGGAGCTAACTATTCGGTTCTAACTTCTCACTCAGGCTTTACATTCCCCTCACCAGTTTCAGTTATGGGGGTAGACAAGACCTGTTCCTcccccacttaaaactttgccactgccctgcattcttgcaggacaatttttctctcattctttcttaatgATACCTGCTTGCCCAGCACATTTACTGGGTCCTTAGCCACTTTAGGGCCACACTCACTTTAGCCCCCGCTCACTCTTCTGAGTCACACTTTCTTCTCACTTTATTAACAGCCTCTCAGGTTGCTGCCCCAGACTGTTCTGTCCCTACACTCCCTTACCCAGTAGACCCTCAAGTATGGGGCACTTCTACTCCTGTGACTGCTACTCACTACCAGCCAGTGCTAGTTTGCCTTAAAGACCCTTCATCTTTCCCTTCCAGACCCCAGTCTCCTATTTCTGAAACCCATCACTGAGGCCTTAAGCCTATCATCACCCATCTCTTGTCTCAAGAACTTTTAATTTCTATCGACTCACCTTGCAAAACTCCAATTCTTCCTGTGTGGAAATCCTCTGGCACCACTGCCTAGTTCAAGACCTCTGCCTCATAAATGAGGCAGTC
The nucleotide sequence above comes from Microtus pennsylvanicus isolate mMicPen1 chromosome 7, mMicPen1.hap1, whole genome shotgun sequence. Encoded proteins:
- the LOC142855005 gene encoding alpha-amylase 1-like; this encodes MKFFLLLSFIGFCWAQYDPHTLYGRSSIVHLFEWRWADIAKECERYLAPNGFGGVQVSPPNENLVVNSPSRPWWERYQPISYKICSRSGNEDEFKDMVTRCNNVGVRIYVDAVINHMCGVGAEAGTSSTCGSYFNPGTRDFPAVPYSGWDFNDGKCTTSSGGIESYNDASQVRDCRLSGLLDLALGKDYVRTTLANYLNRLIDIGVAGFRLDASKHMWPGDIKAILDKLNNLNTQWFSEGSRPLIYQEVIDLGGEAVTSSEYYGNGRVTEFKYGAKLGNVIRKWNGEKMAYLKNWGEGWGFMPSDRALVFVDNHDNQRGHGAGGSSILTFWDARLYKMAVGFMLAHPYGLTRVMSSYYWPRYFENGDDVNNWVGPPNDNGVTKEVTINEDSTCGNGWVCEHRWRQIRNMVAFRNIVGFEPFSNWWDNGSNQVAFGRGNKGFIVFNNDDWSLSTTLQTGLPAGTYCDIISGDKVNGYCTGIQVYVSDDGTAQFSISNSAEDPFIAIHVESKI